The proteins below come from a single Zonotrichia leucophrys gambelii isolate GWCS_2022_RI chromosome 3, RI_Zleu_2.0, whole genome shotgun sequence genomic window:
- the LOC135445078 gene encoding taste receptor type 2 member 9-like encodes MEASPFPQQSNVTAHGATTVAIITLEVFVGMWINAFIVCVLCIAWVQKKTLNSNEKILLLLGCSRIWYLCFTWIYRFLSMIYPNILHVQTIRQVIRSLAVFFNYSNLWVSACLCGFYCVKIANFRNSFFIYLKVKLDRMMPWLLLGSEIVALAISIFISDLSETLQRNNITSTSQGNFWEVTIRKDKHLFSAFLLSGFVFAASFLAVIFSAVFLLFSLWRHKRTMQTSSMKDLSMDAHIRAMKSVLSFLVMYSINFVCLVLTIIYATKKENIMKLLLYMYLCAFPGVHSLILIFSNPKLEKALLKMFSCVKWEFFIK; translated from the coding sequence ATGGAAGCTTCACCTTTTCCACAGCAATCCAATGTCACTGCACACGGGGCCACAACTGTGGCCATCATCaccctggaggtgtttgtggGCATGTGGATAAATGCTTTCATCGTTTGTGTGCTTTGCATTGCCTGGGTCCAAAAGAAAACCCTGAACTCTAATGAGAAgatcttgctgctgctgggatgctccaggattTGGTACTTGTGTTTCACATGGATATATCGCTTCCTTTCAATGATTTATCCCAATATCCTTCATGTTCAAACCATACGACAAGTAATTAGATCTTTGGCAGtcttttttaattattccaACTTGTGGgtctcagcctgtctttgtgGTTTCTACTGCGTAAAAATTGCCAATTTCAGGAACAGCTTCTTCATCTACCTGAAAGTAAAGCTTGACAGGATGATGCCCTGGCTCTTGTTGGGCTCAGAGATTGTAGCCTTAGCTATCAGCATCTTTATATCTGACCTCTCTGAAACTCTACAGAGGAACAACATCACTTCCACCAGTCAAGGAAATTTTTGGGAAGTAACTATCAGAAAGGATAAAcatcttttctctgcttttttactCTCCGGTTTTGTATTTGCTGCCTCATTCCTGGCAGTcatcttttctgctgttttccttctcttttccctctggagACACAAGCGCACAATGCAGACAAGCTCCATGAAAGACCTCAGCATGGATGCCCACATCAGAGCCATGAAATCTGTCCTCTCCTTCTTAGTGATGTACAGCATCAACTTTGTATGTTTGGTCTTGACAATAATTTATGCCAcgaagaaagaaaatatcatgAAACTCCTTTTATACATGTACCTGTGTGCTTTTCCAGGTGTTCATTCCCTTATTCTGATTTTCAGTAATCCCAAGCTGGAAAAGGCACTGCTGAAGATGTTCTCCTGTGTGAAGTGGGAGTTTTTCATCAAGTAG